In Caloramator sp. E03, the sequence ATAGTGCATTTAGTGATAATATAATTCCACTTATAAAAAGAATACACGGAAGTATTCAGCATACTGGAAAAGTTCCAAAACGTTCTGGAGGCATATTAAAAATAAAAAGAGATATTGATAAACTTAAAAATGAACTTAAAATTGCTGTTGCTAATGAAGAATATGAAAAGGCTGCAAAGTTAAGAGATGAAATAAAGCGATTAGAAGAGAGGCTAAATAATAATAAACAGGATAAGGAGTGATAAAATGGGTTTTTTCTCTTCAAAATCAAAGGATTCAGGAATAGTGTTAACAAGTAGGATAAGACTTGCAAGAAATATAGATGGTATGCCTTTCCCACAGCTTCTTTCCGATGTAGAGGCAAAGAAGGTAATAGATAGTATATATTCTTCACTAAAAAATAGCAGCATTCCCGAAGTAAAAAATTTTAAGCTTGTTAATTTATCTGATATAGGAAAGCTTCAGATTTTTGCAATGGTAGAAAGACATGTAATAAGCAAAGATCTTATAAATAATTACCAAAAAGCTGCTGTTATTTTAGATGAAGAGGAGAAAACATCTATAATGGTTAATGAAGAGGATCATATAAGGCTTCAAGTTATGTATCCAGGTCTCATGCTAAAGGAAGCTTATGAATATGCAAATAAAATTGATGATGCTATAGAAGAGAATATAACTTATGCCTTTGATGCAAGGTATGGATACCTAACAAGCTGTCCAACAAATGTTGGCACCGGAATCAGAGCTTCTGTTATGCTTCATCTTCCAGCTTTAACTTACACTAAGAATATAAACAATATATTAAATACTGTTACTCAAGTTGGAATGACGATAAGAGGATTATATGGAGAAGGAAGCAATGCAATGGGTAATATGTATCAAGTATCAAATCAGGTAACTCTTGGACTTTCTGAGGAGGAAATTATAAATAGCCTTATTGCAGTAACTAAAAAGATAATAGATCAGGAAGAGAGGGCAAGGGAAATAATAGCTGAAAAGAGAAATATAGCCTTTGAAGATGATGTTTATAGATCCCTTGGAATTTTAAAATATGCAAAGACAATAGATACAAATGAATGCTTAAATCTTATCTCAAAGGTAAGATTAGGTGTTGAGATGGGAATAATTAAAGAAGTAGATATTAAAAAATTAAATGAACTTATAACAGTTGTTCAGCCTGCTACACTTCAACTTATAGATGGAAGAGAACTTGAAGGAAGAGATAGGGATGTTGTAAGGGCAAGAATAGTAAGGGAAACTTTAAAATAGGAGGGATAAGATATGTTTGGAGGTTTTACTGAAAGAAGCCAAAGAGCCTTTTATACTGCTGCAGAGGAAGCACAAAGGCTTGGACATAATTATATTGGAACTGAACATGTACTTTTAGGTATTGCGAAAGAAGGCGGTCAAGCATCAAAGATATTAAAAGAATTCGGAGTTACGGAGAATAAGATAAAGGATCTTATAATTGAAATAGAAGGCCAAGGGGACATTGAGTTAAGACTACAAGAAATTCCATTAACTCCGAGGACAAAAAGGCTTATTGAGATATCAAGAAATGAAGCAAGAAACCTTAACCAGAACTTTATAGCACCAGAGCATCTACTCCTTGCTTTAACAGTTGAAAATGAAGGTGTTGCTATTGCAATTCTTCAAAAATTAGGAGTAGATCTTTCAAAGCTAAGAAATGAAATAATAAATAATATTGCTACAGAATCTATTAACAAAAAGTCCCATGGAGGAAGAGGAATGAATACTCCTAATCTTGACCAGTTTGGAAGAGATTTGACCAGTATGGCAAGAGAAGGCAAGCTCGATCCTGTCATAGGAAGAGAAACTGAAACTCAAAGGGTTATTGAAATTCTCTGCAGAAGAACAAAGAACAATCCTTGCCTTATTGGTGAGCCTGGAGTAGGTAAAACTGCTATAGCAGAAGGTCTAGCACAAAAAATAGTAGAGGGAAATGTACCAGAAATATTAAAAAATAAAAGGGTAGTTACCCTTGATTTATCTGGAATGGTTGCAGGTTCAAAATACAGGGGCGAATTTGAGGAAAGATTAAAGAAGGTAATGGATGAGATAAGAAACTCTAAAGATATAATACTGTTTATAGATGAGGTTCATACTATTATAGGTGCAGGTGCTGCAGAAGGAGCAATAGATGCTTCAAATATATTAAAACCAGCATTGGCAAGGGGAGAACTTCAGGCCATAGGAGCAACTACAATTGATGAATACAGAAAATATATTGAAAAAGATCCAGCACTTGAAAGAAGATTTCAGCCTGTAATGGTTGGAGAACCTACCCTTGAAGAAACTCTATTAATATTAAAGGGGCTTAGGGATAAATATGAAGCTCACCATAAGGTAAAAATAACTGATGAGGCGCTAAATGCAGCTGTTAACCTTTCAGATAGATATATAACCGATAGATATCTTCCGGATAAGGCAATAGATTTAATGGATGAGGCATCATCAAAAGTAAGGCTTAAAAATTTAACAGCACCTCCAGATATTAAAAAGCTTGAGGATGAACTGGAGAAGATAAAGAAAGAAAAAGAAGAAGCTGTAAATATGCAGGAGTTCGAAAAAGCAGCAAAACTTAGGGATAGGGAACTTGAAATACAAGCTGAATTAAATAAGGTTAAGGAAAATTGGAAAACTCAAAAGAACAATGATATGCCTGTTTTAACTGCTGAAGATATTGCAAATGTTGTATCAAGTTGGACTAATATACCTGTAGCAAAACTTACAGAGAGTGAATCACAGAGGCTCTTAAACCTTGAAAATATACTTCATAAGAGGGTTATAGGTCAGGATGAAGCTGTAAAAGCTGTTGCAAGAGCTGTAAGACGTGCAAGGGTTGGACTTAAAGATCCCAAAAGGCCAATAGGATCCTTTATATTCCTTGGCCCTACAGGAGTTGGTAAAACTGAGCTTTCTAAGGCTCTTGCTGAGGCTATGTTTGGAGATGAAAATGCTATAATAAGAATTGATATGTCAGAATATATGGAAAAGCATACAGTTTCAAGGCTTATAGGATCTCCTCCAGGATATGTTGGATATGAGGAGGGAGGACAGCTTACTGAGAAGGTAAGAAGGAATCCTTATTCAGTTGTATTGTTTGATGAAATAGAGAAAGCTCATCCAGATGTATTTAACATTCTCCTTCAGATTCTTGAGGATGGAAGGCTTACTGATGGTAAAGGCAAAACTGTAGATTTTAAGAATACTATTGTAATTTTGACTTCTAACGTAGGTGCCCAAACTATTAAAAAACAGCTTACATTAGGATTTGCACAAAGCGTAAGGGAGAAGGAAGACTCTTATGAGAGGATGAAGGAAAATGTAATGGAAGAGCTTAAAAAGACATTTAGACCTGAATTTTTAAATAGAATAGATGATATAATAGTATTCCATCAATTGGAAGAGGAACATGTACAAAAAATAGCTAAACTTATGCTTGATAATGTTATAAAAAGGCTTGCTGATTTAGATGTTACTATTGAATATAGTGATGACGTAGTAAAACATCTCTCAAAGGGAGGATTTGACCAAATGTATGGTGCAAGACCTTTGAGAAGAGCAATAACTAAGGCAGTTGAGGATAAACTTTCAGAGGAGATGTTAAAGGGAACTATTAAAAAAGGAGATAAAGTTTTCATGACAATTGAAAATGACGATATTATATTCAAAAAACAGTAAAAATTATGCCCTGTTATTAACAGGGCATAATTTACTATAATTGGGTTGATAATATTTAAATAATAAAATATAATGAATTTGCAAAAGATTATCATGGATGTGATAAAAATGGGTAAAATAAAAACAAACTTTGTATGCCAAGAATGTGGCTATGAGTCTTTGAAATGGATGGGAAAGTGTCCGGGATGTGGGAGCTGGAATACGATGGTTGAGGAATTACAACAAAAGGATGTAACAAGTCCAATAGTAACTATCTCAAAACCTTTAACTATAAATGAAATAGAGATTGTTGAAGAGGAAAGATACACAACATACCTTGAAGAACTTGATAGGGTTCTTGGAGGCGGAATTGTAAAGGGTTCCCTTATATTAGTTGGAGGAGATCCTGGGATTGGAAAATCAACTTTGCTTTTACAGGTTGCATCTAATATATCATCAAAAGGAAAGATTGTGCTTTACGTTTCAGGAGAAGAATCGGCAAGGCAAATAAAGTTAAGGGCAAAAAGGATAGATATTAAAGAAGATAGGCTTTATATTCTTTCTGAAACAAATCTTGCTTCCATTGAAAAGTATATAATTGAGATTAAGCCTCATGTAGTTATTATAGATTCGATACAGACTATATATAGGGCTGAACTACAATCGGCTCCAGGCAGTGTAAGCCAAGTCAGGGAAGCAACTTCAGTTCTTATGAGGATAGCAAAGACTTTAAATATATCTATCTTTATAGTAGGGCATGTTACAAAAGAAGGATCTATTGCAGGGCCAAGGGTGCTTGAGCATATGGTTGATACAGTTTTGTATTTTGAAGGCAATAGATATCATACCTATAGAATTTTAAGAGCAGTTAAGAATAGATTTGGTTCTACTAATGAGATAGGAGTTTTTGAAATGAGGGAGAAGGGACTTGTGGAAATAAAAAATCCTTCAGAGCTCTTGCTATCGGGAAGGCCAAGTAATGTCTCAGGGTCTTGTGTTGTGTGCAGTATGGAAGGAACAAGGCCTGTGCTTGTTGAAATTCAGGCATTAACCTGTGCAACGAGTTTTGGAATGCCAAGGCGCATGGCAACAGGAGTTGATTATAATAGGGTAATACTTTTAATGGCAGTTCTTGAAAAAAGAGTTGGGATGCAAGTTCAAACCTTTGATGCTTATGTAAATGTAGCAGGAGGGTTAAAACTTGACGAACCGGCTTGTGATCTTGGGATAATTTGTTCAATAGCATCAAGCTTTAGAAATATTCCAATTGATACGAAAACTATAGTAATAGGAGAGGTAGGATTAACTGGAGAGATAAGAGGGGTAAGCCTGATTGAAAAAAGGATATTAGAAGCAAAAAAGCTTGGATTTTCAAGGTGTGTAATCCCTAAGGAAAACGTTAGGGGTATTGATATACCTAATGGAATTAGTATAATACCAGCTAGCAATATATATGAAGCTTTAGAGGCTTTATTAGGGGGATAAAGATGTTGGATAGTCGTGAAATTGAACTTATTAATGTACTAAAAATTGTTGCACCAGGTACTCCGCTTAGAGAAGGTCTTGAAAATGTTTTAAAAGCAAAGACTGGTGCACTTATAATGGTTGGTGACCAAAAAGAAGTTATGGGTATTATCGATGGAGGATTTTTTATTAACAGTGAATATAGCCCTTCTTATTTATATGAACTTGCAAAGATGGATGGGGCTATAGTTTTAAGCAGTGACCTTAAAAAAATACTCTATGCTAATACTCAGTTAATACCAGATTCTTCAATTGAAACCTTTGAAACAGGAACAAGGCATAGGACAGCTGATAGAGTAGCAAAACAGACTGGGAATCTTGTTATTGCAATATCACAAAGAAGGAATATTATAACGATTTACAAGGGTAATCTCAAATATATTTTAAAAGATACAAACATAATACTTACCAAAGCAAATCAAGCAATTCAAACCCTTGAAAGATATAAAACTGTCCTTGATGAAGCCATGACCAATCTTTCTGTTCTTGAATTTGATGATTTAGTTACAGTTTATGATGTTGTGCTGACAGTTCAAAGAAATGAAATGGTTATGAGAATAGTGAATGAAATACAAAAGTATATATATGAATTAGGAAATGAAGGAAGGCTTATCTCTATGCAGCTTGACGACCTTGTTGATGAGGTTGAAAATGATGGAATTATGCTTATTAAAGATTATAGCTATCAGAAAGATTATAATGATATTTTAAAGGGAATAAGAAATCTTTCCTCTGATGAGCTTTTGGAATTATCATCTGTTTGTAAGATTTTTGGATATAATGCTGATCTTATGCTTGATACTATGATTTCACCAAAGGGTTACAGGTTAATTAGTAAAATTCCTAAGGTTCCTTCAGTAGTTATAGAAAACCTTGTAAAAACCTTTGGACAGCTAAAAAATGTTATGAAGGCTTCAATTGAAGAACTTGATAATGTAGAAGGTATTGGAGAAGCAAGAGCACGAGCAATAAAGGAAGGCTTAAGAAAGCTTCAAGAAAAGGTTTTGTTAAATAGGCATATATAAAGGGCAGATGTCTGCCCTTTATTTATAACATAGAAAATTTACCCAAGGTTTGAACTTTATCGTTTTCTTTTATTATTATATCAAATAGATTTATTCCAAGTGCGTTGCATAAAGCTGAAAGATAATAAAGATTATTACCTATTTCTTCTTCAAGTACCTCTCTGCAATTGTTGCATAATGTACCTTCTATTTGATAACTTAAGTGGTTTGCAATATCTTCAAGGGAAGCATCATCAGGTATCCTTTGTTTATGAGCAGATACACTGATACAACCACAATTAGTTACTGATTTTGCAACGGCACGGTTTATTCTTGAATTGGACTCTGAAAGTTTAGTCATTATATCTATTATACTTTTGTGTCTAATTAAAGATTCTGATACTGAATTCTGAAAATCATCTACCAAAACATCTTTCATGTGCTTCCTCCTCTTATTACAAATAATATTTATCCACACTACAAAGTTAAAGCACGGTTGAATTATAAATAGGCAACTAAAATGTTTTCTTAATCATATTATAGATATTAATTTTATATAATGTCAAATATATTAATTTTAAAATTAGGTTATGTAAACAAATTAAAAGTAATTTTAATATAATATAAGTAAAAGGGTCACTCATTCAAGAATATAAACGTACTTATTAAAAATATCTGCAAATTGTAAAATTCAATATATACTTAATTTGGGGGTGACCTTTATGTTTTCAATAGGTGAATGGATTTTCTATCCTGTCTTTGGGGCAGGTTTAATTATAAATATAGAAGAGAAAAAAATATGTGGGGATGAAAAAAAATA encodes:
- the disA gene encoding DNA integrity scanning diadenylate cyclase DisA, producing the protein MLDSREIELINVLKIVAPGTPLREGLENVLKAKTGALIMVGDQKEVMGIIDGGFFINSEYSPSYLYELAKMDGAIVLSSDLKKILYANTQLIPDSSIETFETGTRHRTADRVAKQTGNLVIAISQRRNIITIYKGNLKYILKDTNIILTKANQAIQTLERYKTVLDEAMTNLSVLEFDDLVTVYDVVLTVQRNEMVMRIVNEIQKYIYELGNEGRLISMQLDDLVDEVENDGIMLIKDYSYQKDYNDILKGIRNLSSDELLELSSVCKIFGYNADLMLDTMISPKGYRLISKIPKVPSVVIENLVKTFGQLKNVMKASIEELDNVEGIGEARARAIKEGLRKLQEKVLLNRHI
- a CDS encoding DUF1573 domain-containing protein, encoding MKDVLVDDFQNSVSESLIRHKSIIDIMTKLSESNSRINRAVAKSVTNCGCISVSAHKQRIPDDASLEDIANHLSYQIEGTLCNNCREVLEEEIGNNLYYLSALCNALGINLFDIIIKENDKVQTLGKFSML
- the radA gene encoding DNA repair protein RadA; this encodes MGKIKTNFVCQECGYESLKWMGKCPGCGSWNTMVEELQQKDVTSPIVTISKPLTINEIEIVEEERYTTYLEELDRVLGGGIVKGSLILVGGDPGIGKSTLLLQVASNISSKGKIVLYVSGEESARQIKLRAKRIDIKEDRLYILSETNLASIEKYIIEIKPHVVIIDSIQTIYRAELQSAPGSVSQVREATSVLMRIAKTLNISIFIVGHVTKEGSIAGPRVLEHMVDTVLYFEGNRYHTYRILRAVKNRFGSTNEIGVFEMREKGLVEIKNPSELLLSGRPSNVSGSCVVCSMEGTRPVLVEIQALTCATSFGMPRRMATGVDYNRVILLMAVLEKRVGMQVQTFDAYVNVAGGLKLDEPACDLGIICSIASSFRNIPIDTKTIVIGEVGLTGEIRGVSLIEKRILEAKKLGFSRCVIPKENVRGIDIPNGISIIPASNIYEALEALLGG
- a CDS encoding ATP-dependent Clp protease ATP-binding subunit gives rise to the protein MFGGFTERSQRAFYTAAEEAQRLGHNYIGTEHVLLGIAKEGGQASKILKEFGVTENKIKDLIIEIEGQGDIELRLQEIPLTPRTKRLIEISRNEARNLNQNFIAPEHLLLALTVENEGVAIAILQKLGVDLSKLRNEIINNIATESINKKSHGGRGMNTPNLDQFGRDLTSMAREGKLDPVIGRETETQRVIEILCRRTKNNPCLIGEPGVGKTAIAEGLAQKIVEGNVPEILKNKRVVTLDLSGMVAGSKYRGEFEERLKKVMDEIRNSKDIILFIDEVHTIIGAGAAEGAIDASNILKPALARGELQAIGATTIDEYRKYIEKDPALERRFQPVMVGEPTLEETLLILKGLRDKYEAHHKVKITDEALNAAVNLSDRYITDRYLPDKAIDLMDEASSKVRLKNLTAPPDIKKLEDELEKIKKEKEEAVNMQEFEKAAKLRDRELEIQAELNKVKENWKTQKNNDMPVLTAEDIANVVSSWTNIPVAKLTESESQRLLNLENILHKRVIGQDEAVKAVARAVRRARVGLKDPKRPIGSFIFLGPTGVGKTELSKALAEAMFGDENAIIRIDMSEYMEKHTVSRLIGSPPGYVGYEEGGQLTEKVRRNPYSVVLFDEIEKAHPDVFNILLQILEDGRLTDGKGKTVDFKNTIVILTSNVGAQTIKKQLTLGFAQSVREKEDSYERMKENVMEELKKTFRPEFLNRIDDIIVFHQLEEEHVQKIAKLMLDNVIKRLADLDVTIEYSDDVVKHLSKGGFDQMYGARPLRRAITKAVEDKLSEEMLKGTIKKGDKVFMTIENDDIIFKKQ
- a CDS encoding protein arginine kinase, encoding MGFFSSKSKDSGIVLTSRIRLARNIDGMPFPQLLSDVEAKKVIDSIYSSLKNSSIPEVKNFKLVNLSDIGKLQIFAMVERHVISKDLINNYQKAAVILDEEEKTSIMVNEEDHIRLQVMYPGLMLKEAYEYANKIDDAIEENITYAFDARYGYLTSCPTNVGTGIRASVMLHLPALTYTKNINNILNTVTQVGMTIRGLYGEGSNAMGNMYQVSNQVTLGLSEEEIINSLIAVTKKIIDQEERAREIIAEKRNIAFEDDVYRSLGILKYAKTIDTNECLNLISKVRLGVEMGIIKEVDIKKLNELITVVQPATLQLIDGRELEGRDRDVVRARIVRETLK